GCATTTCTTGCCAGTAGCTCAGACTACTTTTATGGTCTATCACCTTCAGATGTTTTATTTTCCTATCTTCCATTGGCGCACGTTTTCGAGAGGTATATAGAATGTGGGGTATTGATGCACGGTGGAAGCATCGGTTTCTATCAAGGTAATCCAAAGTTACTAATGGATGATGCTGCAACTTTGAAACCAACTATCTTTCCTATGGTTCCCAGACTTGTAAACAGAATTTATGGAAAAATCATGACAGCTGTGGGCAACTCTGGAATGAAAAAGGCCGTATTCGACTTCTGTCTCAATCGTAAGATGTCCGCTTTGAAAAAGGGAAACGTTTCGGACGACACAATCTGGGATAAATtagtttttcataaatttcagGCAGTGCTTGGTGGAAGGGTAAAGTTGAGCATCTGCGCCGCAGCACCAATATCTGCCAAAGTACTGAACGTTGTTCGCTGTGTTATGGGCATTCCAATCGTGGAGGGATATGGCCAAACTGAAACTACCTCCGGTTTCGTGATTACCCTCTACAAAGATTATGAGGGTGGAAATGTGGGCTCAGTCCTACCAAACATGGAAATAAAGCTTGTCGATGTGCCAGAAAAAGAATATTATGCAAAAGATAACAAGGGAGAAATTTGCTGTAAAGGCTTATGTGCATTTAAAGGCTATTACAAAAACGAAGAGAAGACTAAAGAAACCATTGACGAAGATGGATGGGTTCACACAGGAGATATTGGAGAATGGTTACCAAACGGTGCGTTGAAGATAATTGATCGCcggaaaaacattttcaaattgtCACAGGGCGAGTATATAGCTCCAGAAAAAATAGAGCAGCTCTATACAATATCAGATGCTGTTGGCCAGGTATACGTTCATGGCGATAGCATCAAATCAAATCTAGTAGGCATAGTAATTCCCGATGAAGATAACCTCGCAAAATGGTGCAAGGAAAAGGGAGTGGACGTTAATGAAAAGTCGTTTGCTGATTTGTGTTCAATGACAGAAGTAGCAAAATTAATCATGGATGATATGAATAAAATCGGTCGACAGAACGGTCTCAAGTCCTTTGAATTAGTGAAAAAGGTTCACTTAGACAGTGACCCATTTACAGTGGAGAACAACTTGATAACACCCACCCTGAAATCAAGAAGAATCCAGATTGAAAAGAAATACAGAGCTCAAATTGACCATATGTATGAAGACTTGGACTAATTAGATGACGTCAACATGAAAAAAGGCAGATAACCAAACAAATTGTGCCCCGGGGGATAGTCTGTATCTGtaaatatattcaatagaaAGCAGCTTCTAAGATAACTTTGCAGCCTTCTAAAATTACGTGTTATATTATCCCGACATCCATCAAAGCACATTCTATGATCCAATCATTTTTATTACTATAGTTGTGGCCCTCTGGCGTTGTTTACGTTTATTCTTGATGAAGTATCAACAACAATATAATTTTACTCCTGTTTAAATCCGCCATATTTATTCAACCTTCAAGTTTATTCACTTCTTTCATTCGCAACATCTCAGGTAGTCATGTTATGGTAGAACGTTTGCATAATATTTTCGCCAATAGACTCTATTTTTGCTACAAGACTATTATCCAGCGTGGGTtaatatcaatattattttgcaTGTCCCGTTATGTTTTATCTAATGTTCTGTTATGTATAGAACAGCCATTTAACAATTTATCAGCCATTTATCGTATCTTGAAAGCTGATCTCTTGTGCCAGCGTGCCTTATGTTTGTGTGATCCAAATATTTTGTTACGAATATAAACGCCAAGCATTACTATTGTTGCGCATGTATTTGTCGGACTGTAATTTATACGATGATTGGTGATGTATTGCAAGTTGCAGCCTACCAAGTATGGATCTACAGTAAAATCTGATCCCGAAGACTACAACGACCGAATGTTTAATTTAAAGCATTTCCTGGTATTTGTCATCATGGAAACGTATAACTAATCGATTCATTATTTCTGTTTAATATTTTCGCCCGACTTGTTTGtatcattaatatatatattgtaccAAATATTCACAATCCAGTCTTactttgtaaataaaatgatattaataaaacgaatacatttaaaattgatGCGATGCGATTTATTTTCTTAAAATCAGTTAACAGGTAATCTAATTAATTCTTAGTTCACAATGGAATTTAACTCCGAGTTATTTGCCCAAGCAACTGGGATGCGATGTTTACGCATAGGCTGTGATGCAACTGTACAACAGGTTACAAACGCAAGAAACCATGCGGCAAATAACTCCGAAATGCCCGAACACCCGAAATTCCGATGCAGTGAAACTAAGAATGGCGGGAATGTGTTGTACGATTTTCGCTTCGAAATTAGAATAGAAGAGATGATGTAATGTTTAAGCAAGAAATAATAAtccaaatttaacaaaaaagggTGTAAGCCTAAGAAGACAAAAATTCGAACAAGGTGTGAGATAGTGTGAATGCAATCACGTGATTGAATTTGGAGTAAAAGGCAAATGCGCGATATTTATATTGTCCGAAAACTCACTAATATTTGACAAAGAGAATCGTTACAACTTGCAACTTTATCCCAAAATGAGAAATCAATGTTAGGCAGGGTAAATTCAATTCAAAGTAAATTCCCTGTTCAAATTTTGCTCAGAAACATTCAAAACTAGAAGAGTTATTCAACGAAACAAATTAATCCATAATAATTTACGGAATAGTACAAATTTCATATGTTGCACTTTAATTATCAACGACACGACTTCGGTGGAATGAGCCAGGTCTGCCTGCAGCAACCTGCTCAAGTGTATGGGTGATTAACTATTGTTCTaggacagggtggtccaaagttgtcGGCTCCGGGGGCTACAAATTTATTTTCGCATTCTTTGCGGGCCAAAATATTGCCATGAAGAGGTAAGTAGTGCAATACGAAACACTtatattgtgcaaacacatcaTCACCAAACaccaattttttgaattttttccgaATGCTACGCGGGTCACTGAAAATGAGCCGGCAGGCCATatatgtggcccgcgggtctgggtttggaccaccttgTTCTAAAACAACGAATGCCAGAAGTCGTACTAAATGGCCTGTCCAACAATAAATTGGCTTGTAAATTTTAGTCATAATTATATCGGTTTGCGACATTTACATTAAACTTTCATTCTAACAGAGCTGAATATATGGGCATGTCTGGTGTTCGTGTGtgttcttgtttataatgtggCTCTTCGCCGTAATAAAGTACAGAATGTGGCTCTTGGTCTCTAACTGGTTGGCCACCTCTGTTCTAGGTTGTCATTATACCACTTGtgatttgaatgtgacatcaTCACATGAGAACTGCTGCTGGTGGTTTTAGTCAGTTCAATATTAATTGTTTCAATTGGAACTTTGTATgactaaaaataatataaacaaatggATGAATCACTATTCCGTTACTCACTATAAAAACAGATTTACAGTTGAAAAATTACAGATTAAAACGTACTGTTGATTTTTTGTGGAGATACTTATATGACCTCACAAGAAGCAACTTAATAAAACGTTTTTCTGAGAAACatgatttaaattaataattcatTCCGCTCGCTTTTATATGAcacacatttatttttttgctgcacctaaaatgttttgaatataattGGGGCCCATAATAAATTTGTCCAtgcacaaaaattgaaataccgTGGCGCCAAATTACATTCGGATGAATCCATGAGCTTCGTTATGTTTATATTTAAGCTGGAAACAAACTTGCGAAAACAATCTTTAGCAAAAAATAGTAGAAAAGTAATTCTTCGTATGCATTTCGCTCAAATCCAAGTCTTTTCCCTCAAAATCCCATTCTCGCAGAAGTCCTTCTACGTAAATTCCATTCTCGCGAAACTACTTTTGCTTAAAAATCCGAATATCAAAATCGACATTTTTGTAACGTTATTATTAAGTTGTGCGAACCCAGATAACCAGGAAATGTTTTGCTCCAAGTGTTTATATTCTAGTTTGGAAATACCTCCCCAGAGCATGCTTTATATTTTAACAACGAGGGATCAATGTTCAAACTCATGTACGAATGCCAAAGCGAAGTAGTACGGGTTCGAAATCGTCCGCAGTGGACTACCGATACCGCTGTCTTCATGGCTTTCCCTGACCACCAGATAGCAACAAATAATACAAACGCGGAACCGCCATCATCGAACACTAAGAACGAATCCCATGAAACCCCCAgagatttttgaaataaataaaataattccatAGCCATcgaatatttcaaagcaattggcccactaatcaaaacaaaaaacaattccttcataacaacaacaagaaaagaAATAGTGTACCAACAAGAAGATCAGCAATACCACCAAAACGATCGATAGCTCCACTTCAAACGCATAGTTGTAATGTTCGTATATTTCATCCATAGGGCACAAAAGCGTATCATCCTCGGAAACATGATCAATTGAATCTTAACTGCCAGGATGGTATTGTCTCTGGGTTATCCATAATATTCCAACACCATATGTTGTCGAGTTACCTTATTATTATTCATCGCCAGCTCAAATACCAAGtataatatcgtcacgctaataaccaaaTTGCGTGAGTCACTTTTTGGCGATTTCGAGTTTTCCATGTATATAATAGTTATTTATGTCATTCTGTGTACTGTTAGATTTTACCAGATGGATGCTGAAACGCATGAACGGAAGATAGTATGTGACGCACGCATTGTTGCAATTGATCAGTGATAATGAGTTGTTATTGGTTTGACATaaccaatatataatatatatttcaaacataaaaaatgatgttTTAAAAACAGATTATCGATTTTGGGATAAGACATAATGGATACCGTAAATTACATATACGCTATTCGAATGTTTGGTTTTTAGGACTCATGAATATaatcaagttgcaaaattgcgtatgtttCTAACATTTCTGCGTAAGTCGCCATTATTGCGTCACACGCCTACGTCATGCAAATCCGGCTACGACTAAGAAATTGAACCATGTTAAATTATTTACTCTTAATGATATAGCAATATCTCCAGTAAGTTTTATGTGTGTTGCTCAAAACAgataaaaatgacttacgcactTTTGTTATTATCGTGACGAGATGTTACTACCAACAAGGGTAAAATAGCACATTGGGAGTCCAAGTTCGTCTGAAAATTTGTTAGTGAAGTTATAGGTAGGTTCAGATTAACTTCAACCTTGGTTAGAATTTGTACAATTTCCTTCGTAAAACACGTATCACGAATTACTGGGGAGACACGAATCCCTGCCcgaatatcaatttttatttttgtgacaaaaagatatatatttattgcgtTGTTACACATTCGTGACCCTAAAACTCGTACCATGTTTAATATTACGCGGTTACCTCTAACATGCTATTTTGCACTAAATTTAAACTGTCTCATTCTCATTATCTCGGGCCGGTCTTGATTATAGCATTCATAAAAACTTTTCATAGAATAAATACCACGAGTATTATGGAATATAACACAGTCTAGCAATGTTTCGGAATATCATTAGGAAATTTAACCTGCCATCGGTCAAATGGGTCAATCAGCACGAGACAAACAATAATCTAAAATACATTTTGCTACATTTTATTTTCCGTTTCGAATGTTTCATCATAAAACTATACAGAAACATTATTGAAGACATCAACTTTTTGTGATAACAATTGCAGGTAGATCATATGTTATCCTGGTCTTTATATCATCTTCATTCTTTCTCTCCGCTCCAAGAAATCTCTTTAGCCGCTCTATGAAAATATCAAGTGGGTCAACGTCTGGACGATTATTCTTCATCAAAGCATGATATTCTCCCTTTGTCGTCCAAAACTCGCGATAGTTTCTCAAAGTCCAATCAACAGTAAACTGCATCCCATCTAAGAAAGACTTCGCCTCAGTTGGTATTTTTTTGAACAGTGGAACGTAGCGTTCTAGAATGAGATTATTTCTTTCGTGTCCGTTGATATCTTTCAGGAACTGTCGATTCAGCTGGTCAAATTGGTAGTCTAAATCTTTTTGGTTAGAAACCTTTTTCTCTGGAAGAAGTATCATGGAAGCTTCTAAACGAACGTAAATTACTGCACAGCCATCAGGTTTCAAGACTCTCTGACATTCTTTAGTAAAATACTCGATATCAAACCAATGAGCAGCATCCACGCATGTAACTAGATCGATAGAATTATCCTCGACAGGAAGATTGTTGTCAAGCATTTTCTTATACGTTACATTGTCAAATTCGTTCACATCTTCCGCCACTTCCAATTGTTCGGCACTGATGTCCACTCctaaaatatgtttgaaataGGGACTGAATGACTTGATTGCTTGTCCGCTACCACAGCCAACATCCAACATGCGATCAAATGTTTTCTCAGCAGATCCTCCTTTGCATTGTCTCAAACGTCCAACAACTTGTTCGGCAACATGTGGCGGAATTGTTGTCCTATATTTATGATATTTCTGTGCCAATTCCTTGCCTTCATAAATGCTGATAAAATCATTCAGCCCCATTTTTCAAAACTCTTGAAAacttatttctattttttattgcaacaaATGTACTAGAAAAACATAAAGTTAAAAACTTTTGATGCATAGACACacctgaatatttttttgagacGACAGTTACACGAATAGTTGCGTCATATTTTGATAACGTCTTTGAGTCATTGGAGGCTTGTTCAACAACCGCACTTTCTCACGCCCTACAAAACTCTCACAAACACTCATTTTAATACACTTTACTCACCCAAATTTTCAAGTATTATCAcgttattttaatttaaatcgtTTTATTCGATTCGCATACCACGACCACTATCAGTTATATAAAAAAGATCTGCATTCTGACGACACCCAAAAAGTATTGTAGGAATACGAGTACAATTACGTACTCATAATTGTATATTCATCAACGCAATGCACTACTCGATGGTGATGtttattttggaatatttatCTTACATCAGCAGCGTTTATTGATCAGCACCAAAGCAAACAAGTaacattttgtaatatatatttgtaacatAATTAACAACACACTGAGCATCCGGCAACCGCGAGTAATCAACGTAAAAGactgaaactcaaaaaaaaaagatttcaaaaGCAAACAcaacaatacaaacaaaaaaggtCACAAAAACAAACACTGAAACATCTACAAATAGACAAACCTGGAACCCAATATCAATCTTTCAGCCAGCACTATAAAGACAGACTCAACCCATCCATCTCTAATATTCTCGTATCTTTtaatacattatttttaatttttatcatttgcagccatatcttgttttatctgactatgatctaacgaaagctaaTAAATATACTTATTATTTCGTAtagaaagagattatgttatttctAATCAACAAATATCTGATTTTTCAAAAGTTACACCGATTGTTCTCATTTGTAAAAAATGTAG
This is a stretch of genomic DNA from Styela clava chromosome 2, kaStyClav1.hap1.2, whole genome shotgun sequence. It encodes these proteins:
- the LOC120335959 gene encoding long-chain-fatty-acid--CoA ligase 1-like isoform X2; translation: MEPPNQIKEFKKPLNGREVLKTPPLSEMLKQQSVPVKGREHVRRSPRVDDGVFFGTTFDGVYTVHDMFMHGYKINHDAQCAGWRPKPDEPYKWVTYQQVYEKICKIGSGLIEKGAQTNQNQFIGIYAKNSLEWLVIDRVCAAYSMVSVPLYDTLGPESMTHIVNQCELGIIIVDTNERTMKLLADAKSGKTNTLKLLVVVETPTEDTKALCKELSIGLISWDELEEEGKACGLKEFVPPKSDDLFTVCYTSGTTGAPKGVMHTNLNVVALACAFLASSSDYFYGLSPSDVLFSYLPLAHVFERYIECGVLMHGGSIGFYQGNPKLLMDDAATLKPTIFPMVPRLVNRIYGKIMTAVGNSGMKKAVFDFCLNRKMSALKKGNVSDDTIWDKLVFHKFQAVLGGRVKLSICAAAPISAKVLNVVRCVMGIPIVEGYGQTETTSGFVITLYKDYEGGNVGSVLPNMEIKLVDVPEKEYYAKDNKGEICCKGLCAFKGYYKNEEKTKETIDEDGWVHTGDIGEWLPNGALKIIDRRKNIFKLSQGEYIAPEKIEQLYTISDAVGQVYVHGDSIKSNLVGIVIPDEDNLAKWCKEKGVDVNEKSFADLCSMTEVAKLIMDDMNKIGRQNGLKSFELVKKVHLDSDPFTVENNLITPTLKSRRIQIEKKYRAQIDHMYEDLD
- the LOC120335959 gene encoding long-chain-fatty-acid--CoA ligase 1-like isoform X1; its protein translation is MTFSLGIEQQVEETVQVNDTPVDPPAEMEPPNQIKEFKKPLNGREVLKTPPLSEMLKQQSVPVKGREHVRRSPRVDDGVFFGTTFDGVYTVHDMFMHGYKINHDAQCAGWRPKPDEPYKWVTYQQVYEKICKIGSGLIEKGAQTNQNQFIGIYAKNSLEWLVIDRVCAAYSMVSVPLYDTLGPESMTHIVNQCELGIIIVDTNERTMKLLADAKSGKTNTLKLLVVVETPTEDTKALCKELSIGLISWDELEEEGKACGLKEFVPPKSDDLFTVCYTSGTTGAPKGVMHTNLNVVALACAFLASSSDYFYGLSPSDVLFSYLPLAHVFERYIECGVLMHGGSIGFYQGNPKLLMDDAATLKPTIFPMVPRLVNRIYGKIMTAVGNSGMKKAVFDFCLNRKMSALKKGNVSDDTIWDKLVFHKFQAVLGGRVKLSICAAAPISAKVLNVVRCVMGIPIVEGYGQTETTSGFVITLYKDYEGGNVGSVLPNMEIKLVDVPEKEYYAKDNKGEICCKGLCAFKGYYKNEEKTKETIDEDGWVHTGDIGEWLPNGALKIIDRRKNIFKLSQGEYIAPEKIEQLYTISDAVGQVYVHGDSIKSNLVGIVIPDEDNLAKWCKEKGVDVNEKSFADLCSMTEVAKLIMDDMNKIGRQNGLKSFELVKKVHLDSDPFTVENNLITPTLKSRRIQIEKKYRAQIDHMYEDLD
- the LOC120335394 gene encoding uncharacterized protein LOC120335394, with the translated sequence MGLNDFISIYEGKELAQKYHKYRTTIPPHVAEQVVGRLRQCKGGSAEKTFDRMLDVGCGSGQAIKSFSPYFKHILGVDISAEQLEVAEDVNEFDNVTYKKMLDNNLPVEDNSIDLVTCVDAAHWFDIEYFTKECQRVLKPDGCAVIYVRLEASMILLPEKKVSNQKDLDYQFDQLNRQFLKDINGHERNNLILERYVPLFKKIPTEAKSFLDGMQFTVDWTLRNYREFWTTKGEYHALMKNNRPDVDPLDIFIERLKRFLGAERKNEDDIKTRITYDLPAIVITKS